A window of the Salipiger sp. H15 genome harbors these coding sequences:
- the ybgF gene encoding tol-pal system protein YbgF, giving the protein MRLTGIALCLGLIATGAQAQQTETLADLRQELTQLSGELQKLKRELNTTGISSMNVPASTLDRVNAIEAELSRVTAKTEELSHRIDSVVSDGTNRIGDLEFRICEIEPGCDIGNVGQTAPLGGQAPATAGAATPAPAPANTATTLPSGGAQLAVGEETDFRRAQEALANGDFQSAAEKFAAFRQAYPGSPLEAASYLAEGQALKKAGDTREAARRFLGAYANYPESEVAPAALWQLGTALGELGSTTEACVTLGEVATRYPGTPEVSEAQAEMGRLGCQ; this is encoded by the coding sequence ATGCGTCTGACCGGCATCGCCCTCTGCCTGGGCCTGATCGCCACCGGCGCGCAGGCCCAGCAAACCGAGACCCTGGCGGACCTCCGCCAGGAACTCACCCAGCTGAGCGGCGAGCTTCAGAAGCTCAAGCGTGAGCTGAACACCACGGGCATCAGCTCGATGAACGTGCCCGCCAGCACGCTCGACCGCGTCAACGCGATCGAGGCGGAGCTGTCGCGCGTCACCGCGAAGACCGAGGAGCTGAGCCACCGCATCGACAGCGTCGTGTCGGACGGCACCAACCGCATCGGCGACCTCGAGTTCCGCATCTGCGAGATCGAGCCCGGCTGCGACATCGGCAACGTCGGCCAGACCGCCCCGCTCGGCGGGCAGGCACCCGCCACCGCGGGCGCTGCGACCCCGGCGCCCGCGCCGGCCAATACCGCGACGACGCTGCCCTCGGGCGGTGCCCAGCTTGCCGTCGGCGAAGAGACGGATTTCCGGCGGGCGCAGGAGGCGCTCGCCAACGGTGACTTTCAATCCGCCGCGGAAAAGTTTGCGGCCTTCCGCCAGGCCTACCCGGGCTCTCCGCTAGAGGCGGCGAGCTACCTTGCCGAGGGGCAGGCGCTGAAAAAGGCCGGGGACACGCGCGAAGCGGCCCGGCGCTTCCTTGGCGCCTATGCCAACTACCCCGAGAGCGAGGTCGCGCCCGCCGCGCTCTGGCAGCTCGGGACTGCGCTGGGCGAGCTCGGCAGCACGACCGAGGCCTGCGTGACGCTGGGCGAGGTCGCGACCCGCTACCCGGGCACGCCCGAAGTCTCCGAGGCGCAGGCCGAGATGGGTCGCCTCGGCTGCCAGTGA
- the tolQ gene encoding protein TolQ, translated as MDANTLALAQEIDFSMWGLFARATLTVKLVMLMLILSSVWAWAIIFEKIVAYRKARREAAIFDRAFWSGEPLDELFDQIGPEPRGRAQRVFAAGMTEWRRSHRGDGGMIANASARIDRSMDVAIQKEAEDLQRGLPVLATVASAAPFVGLFGTVWGIMHAFIEIAQQQDTSLVVVAPGIAEALFATALGLVAAIPAVIFYNKLSADSDRVIAGYEAFADEFSTILSRQLDS; from the coding sequence ATGGACGCAAATACCCTTGCGCTCGCGCAGGAGATCGACTTCTCCATGTGGGGGCTCTTCGCCCGCGCCACGCTGACCGTCAAACTGGTGATGCTGATGCTGATCCTGTCCTCGGTCTGGGCCTGGGCCATCATCTTCGAGAAGATCGTCGCCTATCGCAAGGCCCGTCGCGAGGCCGCCATCTTCGACCGTGCCTTCTGGTCCGGCGAGCCGCTGGACGAGCTCTTCGACCAGATCGGGCCCGAGCCGCGCGGCCGCGCGCAGCGGGTCTTCGCCGCCGGCATGACCGAGTGGCGCCGCTCGCACCGCGGCGACGGCGGGATGATCGCCAACGCCTCGGCGCGGATCGACCGCTCGATGGACGTCGCCATCCAGAAGGAGGCCGAGGACCTGCAGCGCGGGCTGCCAGTGCTGGCCACCGTCGCCTCGGCCGCGCCCTTCGTCGGCCTCTTCGGCACGGTCTGGGGGATCATGCACGCCTTCATCGAGATCGCACAGCAGCAGGACACCTCGCTGGTGGTCGTGGCCCCCGGCATCGCCGAGGCGCTCTTCGCCACGGCGCTGGGTCTCGTCGCGGCCATCCCGGCGGTGATCTTCTACAACAAGCTCTCGGCCGACTCGGACCGCGTGATCGCGGGCTACGAGGCCTTTGCCGACGAGTTCTCGACCATCCTCTCGCGCCAGCTGGATTCCTGA
- the ybgC gene encoding tol-pal system-associated acyl-CoA thioesterase, whose amino-acid sequence MAHEFPVRVYYEDTDMAGIVYHANYLKYIERARSDWVRARGIDQNALREGEGLVFVVRRLEADYLGPARFDDELVVLTEVKSVSGVRLGLTQEVRRAGKPLFRAEVTLVAITADGHPARLPAAIRQQVH is encoded by the coding sequence ATGGCCCACGAGTTTCCGGTGCGTGTCTACTACGAGGACACCGACATGGCGGGGATCGTCTACCACGCCAATTACCTCAAGTATATCGAGCGCGCCCGCTCAGACTGGGTGCGCGCCCGCGGCATCGACCAGAACGCCCTGCGCGAGGGCGAGGGGCTGGTCTTCGTGGTGCGACGGCTCGAGGCCGATTACCTCGGCCCGGCCCGGTTCGACGACGAGCTGGTGGTGCTCACCGAGGTGAAATCGGTCTCGGGCGTGCGGCTCGGGCTCACGCAGGAGGTCCGCCGCGCCGGCAAGCCGCTCTTCCGCGCCGAGGTGACGCTGGTGGCGATCACCGCCGACGGCCATCCCGCGCGCCTGCCCGCCGCGATCCGCCAGCAGGTGCACTGA
- the tolR gene encoding protein TolR translates to MAGGVMKKGGGGGRRRRRRSGGGGGQAMAEINVTPMVDVMLVLLIIFMVAAPLLTVGVPVELPKTAASSLPNEAEEPLTVTIAADGMVMIQTTEVPMNELTPRLQAIAAERSDDRIFLRADGAVPYNTVAQVMGALNRGGFSSIGLVTDAGGPALDGTAPAAGN, encoded by the coding sequence ATGGCCGGGGGCGTGATGAAAAAAGGGGGCGGCGGAGGCCGCCGTCGTCGGCGCCGCAGCGGCGGGGGCGGGGGTCAGGCCATGGCCGAGATCAACGTCACGCCGATGGTGGACGTGATGCTGGTGCTGCTGATCATCTTCATGGTCGCGGCGCCGCTGCTGACCGTGGGCGTGCCGGTGGAGCTGCCGAAGACCGCCGCCTCGTCGCTGCCGAACGAGGCCGAGGAGCCGCTGACCGTGACCATCGCCGCCGACGGCATGGTGATGATCCAGACCACCGAAGTGCCGATGAACGAGCTGACGCCGCGCCTGCAGGCGATCGCCGCCGAGCGCAGCGATGACCGCATCTTCCTGCGGGCCGACGGCGCGGTGCCCTATAACACCGTCGCCCAGGTCATGGGCGCGCTGAACCGCGGCGGCTTCTCGTCGATCGGTCTCGTCACCGACGCGGGTGGCCCGGCACTGGACGGCACCGCCCCCGCGGCCGGCAACTGA
- a CDS encoding D-amino-acid transaminase: protein MRTVYVNGEYLPETEAKVSIFDRAFLMADGVYEVTSVLGGKLIDFDGHAKRLARSLKELDLKAPCTEEELLAIHRELVARNEITDGLVYLQVTRGSAGDRDFAFPDPETTAPTLVLFTQNKPGLADSPAARTGIKVISIEDIRWGRRDIKTVQLLYPSMAKMAAKKAGCDDAWFVEDGKVTEGSSNNAYIVKGGKIITRELSHDILHGITRAAVLRFAKEAQMIVEERSFSIEEAKEADEAFVTSASSFVMPVVEVDGAQIGAGTPGPVAVRLREIYLEESMKTAI from the coding sequence ATGCGCACCGTTTACGTCAATGGCGAGTACCTGCCCGAGACCGAGGCCAAGGTGTCGATCTTCGACCGGGCCTTCCTGATGGCCGACGGGGTCTACGAGGTGACCTCGGTTCTCGGCGGCAAGCTGATCGATTTCGACGGCCACGCCAAGCGTCTCGCCCGCTCGCTCAAGGAGCTGGACCTGAAGGCGCCCTGCACCGAGGAAGAGCTGCTGGCGATCCACCGCGAGCTGGTCGCGCGCAACGAGATCACCGACGGCCTCGTCTACCTGCAGGTGACCCGCGGCTCCGCCGGTGACCGCGATTTCGCCTTCCCGGACCCCGAGACCACCGCGCCGACGCTGGTGCTCTTCACCCAGAACAAGCCCGGCCTCGCCGACAGCCCGGCCGCCAGGACCGGCATCAAGGTGATCTCGATCGAGGACATCCGCTGGGGCCGCCGCGACATCAAGACCGTGCAGCTGCTCTACCCGTCGATGGCCAAGATGGCCGCCAAGAAGGCCGGCTGCGACGACGCCTGGTTCGTCGAGGACGGCAAGGTGACCGAGGGCTCGTCGAACAACGCCTACATCGTCAAGGGCGGCAAGATCATCACCCGCGAGCTGTCGCATGACATCCTCCACGGCATCACCCGCGCCGCCGTGCTGCGCTTTGCCAAGGAAGCGCAGATGATCGTGGAAGAGCGCAGCTTCTCGATCGAGGAGGCCAAGGAGGCCGACGAGGCCTTCGTGACCTCGGCCTCGAGCTTCGTGATGCCGGTGGTCGAGGTGGACGGCGCGCAGATCGGCGCGGGCACCCCGGGCCCGGTGGCCGTGCGCCTGCGCGAGATCTACCTCGAGGAAAGCATGAAGACGGCGATCTGA
- the tilS gene encoding tRNA lysidine(34) synthetase TilS has product MGSTLDQRFAEAMGAALGPEFPESIALAVSGGGDSMAMLTLAHNWTHVWGVRLRVVTVDHGLRPEAAAEAEMVAETCAELGWEHATLRWHWDGQGNLMDAARRARLSLIDDWRGETRDVLLAHTADDVAESFVMRLARGAGVEGLSAMRPVREVHAGQGAPMRLVRPCLSMRRDELRHYLRVLQGQWVDDPSNDDEGYERVRARKLVARLEAEGTLTGPDLSAAAMRMARAAEALRARAAQVWNEIAAPLPFQRRGELLCDQSGFQRVERDTQLRLLSAALRHVSGTQYPPREAPLEALLDRLLGGGGGTLHGCEARIERGRIAVFREFAAVRDLTVPAAEGALWDGRWRLMRSVPSGLTLRALGEDGWAQRDRETEPPVPFHAARSAPALFDGAWLVACDALLRSAEGAHFDHLAFGRGHLDFAAFLKSGPASG; this is encoded by the coding sequence GTGGGCAGCACCCTCGACCAGCGCTTCGCCGAAGCCATGGGCGCGGCGCTGGGGCCGGAATTCCCCGAAAGCATCGCCCTCGCCGTCTCCGGCGGGGGCGACAGCATGGCGATGCTGACGCTGGCGCACAACTGGACCCATGTCTGGGGTGTGCGTCTGCGGGTGGTGACGGTCGACCACGGGCTGCGCCCCGAGGCGGCGGCCGAGGCCGAGATGGTCGCCGAGACCTGCGCCGAACTGGGCTGGGAGCACGCGACGCTTCGCTGGCACTGGGACGGGCAGGGCAATCTCATGGACGCGGCGCGGCGCGCCCGGCTTTCCCTCATCGACGACTGGCGCGGCGAGACGCGCGACGTGCTGCTGGCGCATACCGCCGACGACGTGGCCGAGAGCTTCGTCATGCGGCTTGCGCGCGGGGCAGGGGTCGAGGGGCTGTCGGCGATGCGCCCCGTGCGCGAGGTCCACGCCGGGCAGGGTGCGCCGATGCGGCTCGTCCGCCCCTGCCTTTCGATGCGCCGGGATGAACTGCGCCACTACCTGCGGGTGCTGCAGGGGCAATGGGTGGACGACCCTTCCAACGACGATGAAGGCTACGAACGGGTGCGCGCCCGCAAGCTGGTCGCCCGGCTCGAGGCCGAGGGCACGCTGACCGGCCCCGACCTGAGCGCCGCCGCGATGCGCATGGCGCGGGCCGCCGAGGCGCTGCGGGCGCGGGCGGCGCAGGTCTGGAACGAGATCGCGGCGCCCCTGCCTTTCCAGCGGCGCGGCGAGCTGCTCTGCGACCAGTCGGGGTTCCAGCGCGTCGAGCGCGACACCCAGCTTCGGCTGCTTTCAGCCGCCCTGCGCCATGTCTCGGGCACGCAGTACCCGCCGCGCGAGGCGCCGCTCGAGGCGCTGCTCGACCGGCTGCTCGGCGGCGGGGGCGGCACGTTGCATGGCTGCGAGGCGCGGATCGAGCGCGGCCGGATCGCCGTCTTTCGCGAGTTCGCCGCGGTGCGCGACCTTACGGTCCCGGCGGCCGAGGGCGCGCTCTGGGACGGGCGCTGGCGGCTGATGCGGAGCGTTCCCAGCGGCTTGACCCTGCGCGCGCTCGGCGAGGACGGCTGGGCGCAGCGGGACCGCGAGACCGAGCCGCCGGTGCCCTTCCACGCCGCCCGCAGCGCCCCGGCGCTCTTCGACGGGGCCTGGCTCGTGGCCTGCGACGCGCTGCTGCGATCGGCGGAGGGCGCGCATTTCGATCACCTTGCCTTTGGCCGGGGGCACCTCGACTTCGCCGCTTTCCTGAAATCCGGCCCTGCTTCGGGGTGA
- the tolB gene encoding Tol-Pal system beta propeller repeat protein TolB produces MTRLLALILAPVLTVATAAGLAAPAQAQSGPLRIEITEGVVEPLPFAVPDFVAETGDAGQYAQQISRVIAEDLTGTGLFREIPRDAHISRVSNFSSPIQFSDWKAINAQALITGAVSSDGSGKLTAKFRVWDVFAGAELGQGMQFSATADGWRRLAHKVADQVYSRITGESGYFDSRVVFVSETGPKDGRAKRLAVMDYDGANVQFLTSSNSIVIAPRFSPNGSRVLYTSYETGEPRIHVLDVGSVQSRMLPTTDGVMSFAPRFSPDGSQLLYSMTRGSNTDIYAMDINSGQTRQLTTAPSIETGASFSPDGSRIVFESDRSGSQQLYVMPVGGGEPTRISFGQGRYGTPVWSPRGDLIAFTKQNAGRFHIGVMRTDGSEERLLTASFLDEGPTWAPNGRVLMFARETQGAGGASSLYSVDVSGRNLRRVRTPDGASDPSWGPLQ; encoded by the coding sequence ATGACAAGACTACTGGCCCTCATCCTTGCCCCCGTCCTGACGGTGGCCACGGCGGCGGGGCTGGCCGCACCGGCGCAGGCCCAGAGCGGCCCCCTGCGCATCGAGATCACCGAGGGCGTGGTCGAGCCGCTGCCCTTCGCAGTGCCCGACTTCGTCGCCGAGACCGGCGACGCGGGGCAATACGCGCAGCAGATCAGCCGGGTGATCGCCGAGGACCTGACTGGCACCGGCCTCTTCCGCGAAATTCCGCGCGACGCGCATATCAGCCGCGTTTCGAACTTCTCGAGCCCGATCCAGTTCTCGGACTGGAAGGCGATCAACGCGCAGGCGCTGATCACCGGGGCGGTGTCCTCGGACGGGTCGGGCAAGCTCACCGCCAAGTTCCGCGTCTGGGACGTCTTCGCCGGGGCCGAGTTGGGGCAGGGGATGCAGTTCTCGGCCACCGCCGACGGCTGGCGCCGCCTCGCGCACAAGGTCGCGGACCAGGTCTACTCGCGGATCACCGGCGAGAGCGGCTATTTCGACAGCCGCGTGGTCTTCGTCTCCGAGACCGGGCCGAAGGACGGGCGCGCCAAGCGCCTTGCGGTCATGGACTATGACGGCGCCAACGTGCAGTTCCTGACCTCGAGCAACTCGATCGTGATCGCGCCGCGCTTCTCGCCGAACGGCAGCCGCGTGCTCTACACCAGCTACGAGACCGGCGAGCCGCGCATCCACGTGCTCGACGTGGGCTCGGTGCAGAGCCGGATGCTGCCGACCACCGACGGGGTGATGAGCTTCGCGCCGCGCTTCTCGCCGGACGGCTCGCAGCTGCTCTACTCGATGACCCGCGGCTCGAACACCGACATCTACGCGATGGACATCAACTCCGGCCAGACCCGGCAGCTGACCACCGCGCCCTCGATCGAGACCGGCGCGAGCTTCTCGCCGGACGGCAGCCGCATCGTCTTCGAGAGCGACCGCTCGGGCAGCCAGCAGCTCTACGTCATGCCGGTGGGCGGCGGCGAGCCGACGCGGATCAGCTTCGGCCAGGGCCGCTACGGCACGCCGGTCTGGTCGCCGCGCGGGGACCTCATCGCCTTCACCAAGCAGAACGCGGGCCGGTTCCACATCGGCGTGATGCGCACCGACGGTTCCGAGGAGCGGCTGCTGACGGCCTCCTTCCTCGACGAGGGCCCGACCTGGGCTCCGAACGGCCGGGTGCTGATGTTCGCGCGGGAAACCCAGGGTGCCGGCGGGGCGAGCTCGCTCTATTCGGTCGACGTCTCGGGGCGGAACCTGAGGCGGGTGCGCACGCCGGACGGGGCCTCGGACCCGAGCTGGGGCCCGCTGCAATAA
- a CDS encoding TIGR03862 family flavoprotein yields MSGALVIGGGPAGLMAADALLAAGHAVVLAEARPSLGRKLLMAGKSGLNLTKAEPLSEFLAQYGGAAAQMRPMISAFPPEEVMHWAEGLGQTLFTGSTGRVFPHGMKASPLLRAWMARLGGMGLTWHTRWRWTGWDEDGTGAVLMETPEGLQRLTPDVTVLALGGASWARLGSDGQWAGIFRDAGLPVTPFAPANAGLCVGWSVHMKAQFGAPLKGVAFHAGSLVSRGEAVISARGLEGGGLYPLSPALREGAPLTVDLCPDIELAALTRRLSRPRGKQSLSNHLRKVVNLSPAARALLMECARPLPEEPATLAALLKALPVPHDGLRPLDEAISVAGGVPFAALDEGLMLKARPGTFVAGEMLDWEAPTGGYLLTGCLATGLWAGRAAAARLEQSASG; encoded by the coding sequence ATGAGCGGCGCGCTGGTGATCGGAGGCGGCCCGGCGGGGCTGATGGCGGCGGATGCGCTGCTCGCCGCGGGCCATGCCGTTGTGCTTGCCGAGGCAAGGCCCTCGCTCGGGCGCAAGCTGCTGATGGCGGGCAAGTCGGGGCTGAACCTGACCAAGGCCGAGCCGCTCTCGGAGTTCCTCGCCCAGTACGGCGGGGCCGCCGCGCAGATGCGCCCGATGATCTCGGCCTTCCCGCCAGAGGAAGTCATGCACTGGGCCGAGGGGCTGGGGCAGACGCTGTTCACCGGCTCGACCGGCCGGGTCTTCCCGCACGGGATGAAGGCCTCGCCGCTGTTGCGCGCCTGGATGGCGCGGCTCGGCGGCATGGGGCTCACCTGGCACACGCGCTGGCGCTGGACCGGCTGGGACGAAGACGGCACCGGGGCGGTGCTGATGGAGACCCCCGAGGGCCTGCAGCGGCTCACCCCCGATGTCACCGTGCTGGCGCTTGGCGGCGCAAGCTGGGCGCGGCTCGGCTCCGACGGGCAATGGGCCGGGATCTTCCGCGATGCCGGCCTGCCGGTGACCCCCTTCGCCCCGGCCAATGCCGGGCTCTGCGTGGGCTGGTCGGTGCACATGAAGGCGCAGTTCGGCGCGCCGCTGAAAGGCGTGGCCTTCCACGCGGGCAGCCTTGTCTCGCGCGGCGAGGCGGTGATCTCGGCGCGCGGGCTCGAGGGTGGCGGGCTCTACCCGCTCTCGCCGGCGCTGCGCGAGGGGGCGCCGCTGACCGTGGACCTCTGCCCGGACATCGAGCTTGCGGCGCTGACCCGGCGCCTCTCCCGCCCGCGCGGCAAGCAGAGCCTGTCGAACCACCTGCGCAAGGTGGTCAACCTCTCTCCCGCGGCGCGCGCCCTGCTGATGGAATGCGCCCGCCCCCTGCCCGAGGAGCCCGCCACGCTCGCCGCGCTGTTGAAGGCGCTGCCGGTGCCGCATGACGGGCTGCGCCCGCTGGACGAGGCGATCTCGGTGGCCGGCGGCGTGCCCTTCGCGGCGCTGGACGAGGGGCTGATGCTGAAGGCGCGCCCGGGCACCTTCGTCGCGGGCGAGATGCTCGACTGGGAGGCGCCGACCGGCGGCTACCTGCTGACCGGGTGCCTCGCGACCGGGCTCTGGGCCGGGCGGGCGGCGGCGGCGCGGCTCGAGCAATCGGCCAGTGGCTGA
- a CDS encoding cell envelope biogenesis protein TolA — MRRNLYISGALHLAVILWAIFGNVFRPDPPQVETSAVTVISEAEFAAITRAAQSPETAQEIDAPPAPSPDARPAARPEPSEPEPAPNAEPPAPTPEPEPEPEPMPEPVAPPTPVTPPDTTLPVAPPQPEASAPPPVLAPERAERPVPRPAPRVAPEPVAPPEPDTKVAEEVQKAAEAESESAEVVEQEQEATAPEEVATEIVTEAEKPAAAEEPTPPDPTLAPDASRRPLTRPTQLAQRPEPETPKPAEKPAEKPAEKPVEKPAEKPKTETAKTETPKPAAPEPAEDAVADAIAQALAAGGAAEERGPAGPPLTQGERDSLRVAVQKCWVVDVGSQAANVTVTVSMDMEPGGRVVSSSLKLLGSSGGDAAAAETAFQNARRAILRCQADGYPLPADKYDQWKTIEMTFNPEQMRLR; from the coding sequence TTGCGCAGGAACCTCTATATCTCGGGCGCATTGCACCTTGCCGTGATCCTCTGGGCGATCTTCGGCAACGTGTTCCGTCCCGATCCGCCGCAGGTCGAGACCTCGGCGGTCACGGTGATCTCGGAGGCCGAGTTCGCCGCGATCACCCGTGCCGCGCAGTCGCCGGAAACGGCGCAGGAGATCGACGCGCCGCCCGCGCCCTCGCCCGATGCGCGGCCAGCCGCGCGGCCGGAGCCCTCCGAGCCGGAGCCCGCCCCCAATGCCGAGCCGCCCGCGCCGACCCCCGAGCCCGAGCCGGAACCCGAGCCCATGCCCGAGCCGGTCGCGCCGCCGACGCCGGTGACGCCGCCCGACACCACGCTGCCGGTCGCCCCGCCGCAGCCCGAGGCCTCGGCCCCGCCGCCGGTGCTCGCCCCCGAGCGCGCCGAGCGTCCGGTGCCGCGCCCCGCGCCGCGCGTCGCACCCGAGCCGGTGGCCCCGCCCGAGCCCGACACCAAGGTCGCCGAGGAGGTCCAGAAGGCCGCCGAGGCGGAATCGGAGTCGGCCGAGGTGGTCGAGCAGGAGCAGGAAGCGACCGCCCCCGAGGAGGTCGCGACCGAGATCGTGACCGAGGCCGAGAAGCCCGCGGCCGCCGAGGAACCGACGCCGCCCGATCCCACGCTCGCCCCCGATGCCTCGCGCCGTCCGCTGACCCGGCCGACCCAGCTTGCCCAGCGTCCCGAACCCGAGACGCCGAAGCCGGCCGAGAAGCCCGCGGAGAAACCGGCCGAGAAGCCGGTGGAAAAGCCCGCCGAGAAGCCGAAGACCGAGACCGCGAAGACCGAGACGCCCAAGCCCGCCGCGCCGGAGCCTGCCGAGGATGCCGTCGCCGATGCCATCGCGCAGGCGCTGGCCGCCGGGGGCGCCGCCGAGGAGCGCGGACCCGCCGGTCCGCCGCTCACGCAGGGCGAGCGCGACTCGCTGCGCGTCGCGGTGCAGAAGTGCTGGGTTGTCGACGTCGGCAGCCAGGCCGCCAACGTGACGGTCACCGTCAGCATGGACATGGAGCCCGGTGGCCGGGTGGTCTCGTCCTCGCTGAAGCTGCTGGGCTCGTCCGGCGGCGACGCGGCGGCGGCCGAGACCGCCTTCCAGAACGCGCGCCGGGCGATCCTGCGCTGCCAGGCCGACGGCTACCCGCTTCCGGCGGACAAGTACGACCAGTGGAAGACCATCGAAATGACCTTCAACCCCGAGCAGATGAGGCTGCGGTGA
- the pal gene encoding peptidoglycan-associated lipoprotein Pal — protein MTYLPKVLMLVAGLGLAACTNPDRFNDGANGAGAGGAGYGNGSGVNGGYLDGSASDPRSPAYFNQAIGDRVLFAVDQSTLSPDAQNTLNAQAQWLMTNSDYLAVIEGHADEQGTREYNIALGARRANAVMEYLISKGVAPSRLRQISYGKERPVEVCSQEACYAKNRRAVTVISMGMSS, from the coding sequence ATGACATATCTTCCGAAGGTTCTGATGCTGGTGGCCGGGCTTGGCCTCGCCGCCTGTACCAACCCGGACCGCTTCAACGACGGCGCCAACGGTGCCGGCGCCGGTGGCGCAGGCTACGGCAACGGTTCCGGCGTGAACGGCGGCTACCTCGACGGTTCCGCCAGCGACCCGCGGTCGCCCGCCTACTTCAACCAGGCGATCGGTGACCGCGTCCTCTTCGCCGTCGACCAGTCGACGCTCTCGCCCGACGCGCAGAACACGCTGAACGCGCAGGCGCAGTGGCTGATGACCAACTCCGACTACCTTGCCGTGATCGAAGGCCACGCCGACGAGCAGGGCACCCGCGAGTACAACATCGCGCTCGGCGCACGCCGTGCCAACGCGGTGATGGAGTACCTGATCTCCAAGGGCGTGGCGCCGAGCCGCCTGCGCCAGATCTCCTACGGCAAGGAACGCCCGGTCGAGGTCTGCTCGCAGGAAGCGTGCTACGCCAAGAACCGCCGCGCGGTGACGGTGATCTCCATGGGCATGTCGAGCTGA